A DNA window from Comamonas fluminis contains the following coding sequences:
- a CDS encoding 4a-hydroxytetrahydrobiopterin dehydratase has translation MSMTLQQKDWSQHKRSALSAAQVSEQLASMEGWALADSGASPAIRKTYRFANFYETMAFVNALALIAHQQDHHPDLEVGYNRCQVSLNTHDVGGISETDIDCARRIDALLS, from the coding sequence CAAAAAGACTGGTCCCAACACAAGCGCAGCGCCCTGAGCGCTGCCCAGGTGAGCGAACAACTGGCCTCCATGGAAGGCTGGGCGTTGGCCGACAGTGGCGCCAGCCCCGCCATCCGCAAGACTTACCGTTTTGCCAACTTCTACGAAACCATGGCGTTTGTGAACGCGCTGGCGCTGATTGCCCACCAGCAAGACCACCACCCCGATCTGGAAGTGGGCTACAACCGCTGCCAGGTCAGCCTGAACACCCATGATGTGGGCGGCATTTCCGAGACCGATATCGACTGCGCACGCCGCATCGACGCACTGCTGAGCTAA
- the rsgA gene encoding ribosome small subunit-dependent GTPase A, with the protein MAKHGRRPGAQTSGEMQTGLVVASYGRHCVVETPDGERRICHPRGKKSQAVVGDQVQWLAPPAGQGDEGTIEKVVERRNVFYRQDDIRTKTFAANLDQLLILIAAEPVFSEVQLARALIAAEAAHITPIIALNKMDLEEPFLRAWERLAPYRTMRDAVDDPPHYMVLPLSLEDADDEDRDAIIGLLQGKTTLVLGPSGVGKSTLINLLLPDARVATNEISQALNTGKHTTTSTTLYWVDKERTTAIIDSPGFQEFGIYHIAPTQLPACMPDIGAHAKECKFYNCTHLHEPGCGVIDTVKNGSDTLPISDNRYRIYGELFDELSQVGY; encoded by the coding sequence ATGGCGAAACATGGACGGCGCCCTGGCGCCCAGACATCGGGTGAGATGCAGACCGGCCTGGTCGTGGCCAGCTACGGCCGCCACTGCGTGGTTGAGACGCCAGACGGCGAGCGCCGTATCTGTCACCCACGCGGCAAAAAAAGTCAGGCAGTGGTGGGCGACCAGGTGCAATGGCTGGCCCCCCCTGCAGGCCAGGGCGATGAAGGCACGATTGAAAAAGTCGTGGAGCGCCGCAATGTCTTCTACCGCCAGGACGATATTCGCACCAAAACTTTTGCCGCCAATCTGGACCAGTTGCTGATCCTGATCGCCGCCGAGCCCGTGTTCAGCGAAGTACAGCTAGCCCGCGCCCTGATTGCCGCCGAGGCTGCGCACATCACGCCCATCATCGCGCTCAACAAGATGGATCTGGAAGAGCCCTTCCTGCGCGCCTGGGAGCGTCTTGCGCCCTACCGCACCATGCGTGATGCCGTAGATGACCCACCGCACTACATGGTGCTGCCGCTGTCGCTGGAAGATGCTGACGACGAAGACCGCGACGCCATCATCGGCCTGCTGCAGGGCAAGACAACGCTGGTGCTGGGCCCCTCAGGCGTGGGCAAGAGCACGCTGATCAATCTGCTGCTGCCTGATGCCAGGGTGGCCACCAACGAAATCTCGCAGGCGCTAAATACCGGCAAGCACACCACGACCAGCACCACCTTGTACTGGGTGGACAAGGAACGCACCACAGCCATCATCGATTCGCCGGGCTTTCAGGAGTTCGGCATCTACCACATCGCCCCCACGCAGCTGCCAGCCTGCATGCCCGATATCGGAGCCCATGCCAAGGAGTGCAAGTTCTACAACTGCACGCATTTGCATGAGCCGGGCTGCGGCGTGATTGATACCGTCAAAAACGGCTCAGACACACTGCCTATCAGCGATAACCGCTATCGTATTTACGGTGAACTGTTTGATGAGCTAAGCCAGGTCGGCTACTGA
- a CDS encoding CobD/CbiB family protein: MSFFAILIALLLEQARPLARSNLVQAGYRAWTVTVRSNFDAGKPHHGWLAWVMAVLLPCVVVLGIYFALLHLIGWPVAMLWNVAVLYVTLGFRQFSHHFTRIRDALDAGDEYAARQALADWQQVDASEVPRSEVVRHVIEYSVLAAHRHVFGVLFWFSVLSALGLGPLGAVLYRMAEYLSRAWSRKGVEGLQAPTSERLQRAAAKAWYVIDWLPARLTALSFAMVGSFEEAIDNWRLYAQRFPNDNDGVILAATAGAINVRLGGEALRRRGASYGEEGDEAQWESGSEVTPGREPEMAHLRSVVGLVWRSVVVWLLLLALLTFARLLG, translated from the coding sequence ATGAGTTTTTTTGCCATCCTGATCGCCTTGCTGCTGGAGCAGGCGCGACCGCTGGCTCGGTCCAATCTGGTGCAGGCTGGCTATCGTGCCTGGACGGTGACCGTACGCAGCAACTTTGACGCGGGCAAGCCCCATCACGGCTGGCTCGCCTGGGTCATGGCCGTGCTGCTGCCCTGTGTGGTGGTGCTGGGCATTTACTTTGCCTTGCTGCATCTCATTGGCTGGCCCGTGGCCATGCTGTGGAATGTGGCGGTGCTCTATGTCACGCTGGGTTTTCGGCAGTTCAGCCACCATTTCACGCGTATTCGCGATGCACTGGATGCAGGCGACGAATATGCGGCGCGGCAGGCGCTGGCCGACTGGCAGCAGGTGGATGCCAGCGAAGTGCCGCGCAGCGAAGTGGTGCGCCATGTCATCGAGTACTCGGTTCTGGCCGCTCACCGCCATGTGTTTGGCGTGCTGTTCTGGTTCTCTGTGCTTTCGGCTCTGGGGCTGGGGCCGTTGGGGGCGGTGCTCTACCGCATGGCGGAGTACCTGTCGCGCGCCTGGTCGCGCAAGGGTGTGGAAGGCCTGCAGGCGCCTACCAGTGAACGCCTGCAGCGCGCTGCTGCCAAGGCTTGGTATGTGATCGACTGGCTGCCTGCGCGGCTGACGGCTTTGTCTTTTGCCATGGTGGGCAGCTTTGAGGAAGCCATCGACAACTGGCGCCTGTATGCCCAGCGCTTTCCCAATGACAACGATGGCGTGATTTTGGCAGCCACGGCTGGTGCCATCAATGTGCGGTTGGGGGGCGAGGCGCTGCGCCGGCGCGGAGCCAGCTATGGCGAAGAGGGTGACGAAGCGCAGTGGGAGTCTGGCAGCGAAGTGACGCCGGGGCGTGAGCCTGAGATGGCACACCTGCGCAGCGTGGTGGGCCTGGTCTGGCGCTCTGTCGTGGTCTGGCTGCTGCTGCTGGCGCTGCTGACTTTTGCCCGTTTGCTGGGCTGA